Proteins found in one Etheostoma spectabile isolate EspeVRDwgs_2016 chromosome 14, UIUC_Espe_1.0, whole genome shotgun sequence genomic segment:
- the psmd4a gene encoding 26S proteasome non-ATPase regulatory subunit 4a, with amino-acid sequence MGLESTMVCVDNSEYMRNGDFLPTRLQAQQDAVNIVCHSKTRSNPENNVGLITMANNCEVLTTLTPDSGRILSKLHAIQPKGNICFCTGIRVAHLALKHRQGKNHKMRIIAFVGSPVEDNEKDLVKLAKRLKKEKVNVDIINFGEEELNTEKLTAFINTLNGKEGTGSHLVTVPPGPSLADALLSSPILAGEGGSMMGLGASDFEFGVDPSADPELALALRVSMEEQRQRQEEEARRAAVASAAEAGIPTPSADESEEALLKMSVSQPESGAAVLPDFSSMTEEEQIAYAMQMSLAGGEYGEMDTEAPMDTAESAKEEDDYDVMQDPEFLQSVLENLPGVDPNNEAIRNAMGSLASQTGNKPEGKKDEEKKK; translated from the exons ATGGGGCTTGAAAGTACTATGGTCTG TGTGGACAACAGTGAATACATGAGAAATGGAGACTTTCTACCAACGAGGCTACAGGCTCAACAAGATGCTGTCAACATCGTTTGCCACTCTAAAACACGAAGCAATCCAGAAAACAATGTGGGCCTCATCACTATGGCTAA TAACTGTGAGGTCCTGACCACACTGACACCAGATTCTGGCCGCATCCTGTCCAAACTCCATGCTATCCAGCCCAAAGGAAATATCTGCTTCTGCACGGGCATTAGAGTGGCTCAT CTGGCCCTAAAACACAGACAAGGAAAAAACCACAAGATGAGGATCATTGCCTTTGTTGGGAGTCCTGTAGAGGATAATGAAAAAGAC CTTGTCAAGTTGGCAAAGCGCttgaaaaaagagaaggtgAATGTGGACATTATCAACTTTGGAGAAGAG GAGCTTAATACAGAGAAGCTGACTGCATTCATAAACACTTTAAACGGAAAGGAGGGTACAGGCTCCCACCTGGTCACAGTCCCTCCAGGGCCCAGTCTGGCTGATGCGCTGCTCTCCTCTCCCATCCTGGCTGGTGAAGGAGGCTCTATGATGGGTCTTGGTGCCAGTGACTTTGAGTTTGGTGTGGATCCCAGTGCTGATCCAGAACTTGCCCTG GCCCTGCGTGTATCAATGGAGGAGCAGCGACAGAGGCAGGAGGAAGAGGCCCGGAGAGCTGCTGTTGCTTCTGCTGCTGAGGCAGGAATACCCACACCCAGCGCAGATG AATCGGAGGAGGCCTTGTTGAAGATGTCAGTATCCCAGCCTGAGAGTGGTGCAGCAGTGCTTCCTGACTTCAGCAGCATGACAGAGGAGGAGCAGATAGCCTACGCCATGCAGATGTCTCTTGCTGGAGGAG AGTATGGAGAAATGGACACAGAAGCCCCCATGGACACTGCAGAATCCGCCAAG GAGGAAGATGACTATGATGTGATGCAAGACCCAGAGTTCCTTCAGAGTGTCTTGGAGAACCTGCCTGGTGTCGACCCGAACAACGAGGCCATCCGCAACGCCATGGGTTCCCTGGCCTCCCAGACAGGAAACAAGCCAGAAGGCAAAAAAGacgaagagaaaaagaagtga
- the znf687b gene encoding zinc finger protein 687b isoform X1 produces MGDMKTPDFDDLLAAFDIPDIDAKEAIQSAPDEAEGPHGASGAPLGKADSVVGVGSSLRPQSPSDPQADTSIVSVIVKNKVRLEAVDGEEGETDQDPIDVIAGVDVGPRLGACAPGMAESEILNHNGFGASGVPTPPSLSQTQSNGAPWSINTPKVSAEAAGASAAKSHKQGGNIFNRLKPLVAQGSGDPVGRARKMQLLQQQHQQQQDTGQERADGVKASLPSSSSLSAGSSPLAAGGAFGLASPFFPPSKPLLPTPSALSSHPLHSSQPFNGAPKSVPGGFQHPQMEEDDSDPDLGSPLLIQESPDSPTCTQLSRRYKSDSVSMQPTSSTASHPKPGDTPSGVSLTSSTPQSGSTESPQLENRHPEHVIEERDSPESPEPEMPKSTTQVTTKRCSSPAVASTPPLSELREPKEEEEEMEVGNGVEKVADGKADKGENGKTSDEKMEVDDGKPKPLSTDGGAAGVAAPAASGAPARPLKVRIKTIKTSTGGITRTVTRVAPKGGAAGKSLDPKGQTGERKVLGNKAQKLEAPPGHMTTTSQKVSALNALPVSTLAASSVMLAAATKVQNKMAASDKAKVSATAVSITKSASLPATPSVAPSPKFSVAAGGISVRTATNKTTNGGSGTIIGGSLQPNKPASIVNSTGAVISRSQSSLVEAFNKILNSKNLLPSYKPDLSAPPPPEWGLPLPATGYRCLECGDAFALERSLARHYDRRSLRIEVTCNHCAKRLAFFNKCSLLLHAREHKERGLVMQCSHLVMRPVTVEQMIGQQDIAPIGGLLSSSSSSPPVSSPSATPGGPAASANSSPMKDASSPAAAQPRPVRRAPQGPQALMPLPCKKVEGLQYNNFKCPECQTQFSGKAELVTHFQQIRAAPNSTCTQCSPPMMLPNSCAVSAHQRIHKHRAPHVCPECGGIARQASFQTHLEEACLHFARRIGYRCSSCQVVFGGLNSIKSHIQTAHCEVFHKCPSCPMAFKSSPSAQSHISTQHPTLTGGQAKMIYKCVMCDTVFTQKPLLYMHFDTHLAKQKVHVFKCPDCTKLYAQKGSMMEHIKTAHRGPSAKQTESQSDASNPASASANTSGPSGLKSKSSGKPDNSDGEDWGREQEEEEDEEEDDDDDADEDYEAPGANSTAPGGSSHPPAQTEWTCPQCQTTFTDNEDYLSHVKMEHGKFPCRICGGTFSTSSSLRRHERVIHEGNKRVFHCQYCTEGKRTFGSRFLLDKHIRLHHRTTDGQDRPMTRKRAATGGEGPGSSSEQDGEGGPPGGRAGDEEENATEDGEEGAAGPAGPAKRTRASIASTSAPNELEEEDNIFRCVPCGFSTEDGAEFQRHIPQHRADTASFQCLQCGVCFASAGSLSRHRFITHRVRDTHGDADRSTPRHHGSPDGSPASSPQAQGEDGEGNLSCKVCGRRFDKGSDLNTHFRTHGMAFLTAHKTDKPQ; encoded by the exons ATGGGGGACATGAAGACCCCAGATTTTGACGACCTGTTGGCAGCATTTGACATTCCTGACATAGATGCCAAAGAGGCCATCCAGTCTGCCCCAGATGAGGCAGAGGGACCTCATGGAGCTTCAGGGGCACCTTTGGGCAAGGCGGATAGCGTGGTGGGCGTTGGGTCATCCTTGAGACCACAGAGCCCCTCAGATCCCCAGGCTGACACCTCAATTGTTAGTGTAATTGTGAAGAATAAAGTGCGCCTTGAGGCCGTAGatggagaggagggggagacAGACCAAGACCCTATCGATGTGATCGCAGGGGTAGATGTGGGTCCTAGACTAGGTGCGTGTGCCCCTGGAATGGCTGAATCTGAGATACTCAACCACAATGGTTTTGGGGCATCTGGTGTCCCCACGCCCCCTTCCCTCAGCCAGACCCAGTCTAACGGAGCACCATGGTCAATAAACACTCCTAAAGTGTCTGCAGAAGCAGCAGGTGCTAGTGCAGCCAAGTCTCACAAGCAGGGCGGGAACATTTTCAACAGACTTAAACCGCTTGTTGCACAGGGGTCTGGAGATCCAGTGGGCCGGGCCAGGAAGATGCAGCTACTTCAGCAACAACACCAGCAGCAACAGGATACAGGCCAAGAGAGGGCAGATGGTGTCAAAGCATCATTACCTTCATCTTCCTCTCTATCAGCTGGGTCGTCTCCTCTGGCTGCAGGTGGGGCTTTCGGACTAGCCTCACCTTTCTTTCCCCCTTCCAAGCCTCTGCTTCCTACTCCCTCTGCCCTATCATCACACCCGCTGCACTCATCTCAGCCTTTTAACGGAGCTCCCAAAAGTGTCCCAGGTGGATTTCAACACCCGCAAATGGAGGAGGATGATTCTGACCCTGATTTGGGGAGTCCATTATTAATCCAAGAGAGCCCAGACTCCCCGACTTGCACTCAGCTGAGTCGACGTTACAAGTCTGACTCTGTCTCAATGCAGCCCACATCTTCTACTGCATCTCACCCTAAACCTGGTGACACTCCATCAGGGGTATCTCTGACTTCATCAACACCTCAGTCTGGCTCAACAGAGAGTCCCCAGCTGGAGAACAGGCATCCAGAACACGTCATAGAAGAGAGAGACTCACCAGAGAGTCCTGAACCAGAGATGCCTAAATCTACCACTCAAGTCACAACTAAGAGGTGCTCCAGCCCTGCAGTGGCCTCCACTCCACCTCTTTCTGAACTGCGGGAGcccaaagaggaggaggaagagatggaAGTGGGGAATGGGGTAGAAAAAGTTGCTGATGGCAAAGCTGACAAGGGAGAAAATGGGAAAACAAGTGATGAGAAAATGGAGGTGGATGACGGCAAGCCTAAACCTCTGTCCACAGACGGAGGAGCAGCTGGCGTTGCTGCACCTGCTGCTTCTGGAGCTCCAGCACGACCCCTCAAAGTCAGAATAAAAACGATTAAAACCTCCACGGGTGGAATCACAAGAACTGTCACAAGGGTAGCGCCTAAAGGcggtgctgcaggaaaaagTTTGGACCCTAAAGGTCAAACTGGGGAACGTAAGGTGTTAGGAAACAAGGCCCAAAAACTTGAAGCTCCCCCTGGTCACATGACAACAACTTCCCAGAAAGTAAGTGCTCTCAATGCTCTGCCTGTGTCTACACTCGCAGCCAGCAGTGTCATGCTAGCTGCTGCCACGAAGGtccaaaacaaaatggctgCATCTGACAAGGCCAAGGTTTCTGCCACGGCTGTCAGCATCACAAAATCTGCTTCCCTGCCTGCAACTCCCTCTGTGGCCCCTTCCCCCAAGTTCTCAGTGGCTGCTGGTGGGATCAGTGTACGTACAGCCACTAATAAGACAACCAACGGAGGGAGTGGCACAATCATAGGGGGCTCCCTCCAGCCAAACAAACCTGCCTCCATCGTCAACAGTACAGGTGCCGTCATCTCCCGCAGTCAGTCGAGTCTGGTGGAGGCTTTTAACAAAATCCTGAACAGTAAGAACCTTTTGCCGAGCTACAAGCCCGACCTCTCAGCACCTCCACCACCCGAGTGGGGTCTCCCACTCCCAGCCACAGGGTACCGCTGCCTGGAGTGCGGAGATGCTTTTGCCCTGGAGCGCAGCCTGGCTCGACACTACGACCGACGATCACTCCGCATCGAGGTAACCTGCAACCACTGTGCTAAGAGGCTAGCCTTCTTCAATAAGTGCAGCCTGCTGCTGCATGCCAGGGAGCATAAGGAGCGTGGGCTGGTCATGCAGTGTTCGCACCTGGTCATGAGGCCTGTCACTGTAGAGCAGATGATTGGACAGCAGGACATTGCACCCATTGGTG GCCTGCTCTCCTCTTcgtcctcctctcctccagtCTCCTCTCCTTCCGCCACACCAGGGGGCCCTGCCGCCTCAGCCAACTCCAGCCCAATGAAGGATGCTTCAtctccagcagcagctcagCCTCGACCAGTCCGCCGCGCACCTCAAGGCCCCCAAGCACTGATGCCTCTGCCTTGCAAGAAGGTCGAGGGGCTGCAGTACAACAACTTCAAATGTCCAGAGTGCCAAACACAATTCTCTGGCAAGGCTGAGCTGGTCACCCACTTCCAGCAGATCAGAGCTGCTCCTAACTCA aCATGTACGCAATGCTCGCCTCCCATGATGCTGCCTAACTCGTGTGCCGTGTCCGCCCACCAGAGGATTCACAAACACAGAGCGCCTCATGTATGTCCTGAGTGTGGTGGGATCGCCCGACAGGCCAGCTTCCAGACACATCTGGAGGAGGCCTGTCTGCACTTTGCCCGGCGCATTGGATACAG GTGCTCGAGCTGCCAGGTTGTGTTCGGAGGGTTGAACTCCATCAAGTCCCACATTCAGACCGCTCACTGCGAGGTCTTCCACAAGTGCCCCAGCTGCCCCATGGCCTTCAAGTCTTCCCCCAGCGCCCAAAGTCACATCAGCACCCAGCACCCAACGCTCACTGGAGGACAGGCCAA AATGATCTACaagtgtgtgatgtgtgataCGGTTTTTACCCAAAAGCCCTTGCTGTACATGCACTTTGACACTCATTTAGCCAAGCAAAAAGTGCATGTGTTCAAGTGTCCTGACTGCACCAAGCTCTACGCCCAGAAAGGATCAATGATGGAACATATTAAG ACGGCTCACAGAGGACCATCAGCCAAACAGACCGAGTCTCAGTCCGATGCCTCTAACCCTGCCTCGGCCTCAGCCAACACATCCGGCCCCTCTGGCCTCAAATCCAAATCCTCTGGAAAACCTGACAACTCTGACGGTGAGGACTGGGGGCgggaacaggaggaggaagaagacgaGGAGGAAGACGATGACGATGATGCGGACGAGGACTACGAGGCTCCAGGGGCCAACTCGACCGCCCCGGGGGGCAGCAGTCACCCCCCCGCCCAGACTGAGTGGACCTGCCCCCAGTGTCAGACCACCTTCACTGACAACGAAGACTATCTGAGTCACGTGAAGATGGAGCATGGCAAG ttcccTTGTCGTATTTGTGGAGGGACGTTCAGCACGTCTTCCAGCCTGAGACGCCACGAGCGTGTCATTCATGAGGGCAACAAGAGAGTCTTCCATTGCCA ATATTGCACGGAAGGCAAACGCACCTTTGGTAGCCGGTTCTTATTGGACAAACATATTCGGCTCCATCACAGAACCACAGATGGACAG GACAGACCTATGACCAGGAAGCGTGCAGCCACAGGGGGAGAAGGACCAGGTAGCTCTTCGGAACAGGATGGTGAGGGCGGACCTCCTGGCGGCCGAGCAGGAGATGAGGAAGAAAACGCCACCGAGGACGGTGAGGAGGGTGCTGCAGGTCCTGCAGGTCCTGCAAAGAGAACCAGGGCGTCTATTGCGTCAACGTCGGCACCCAACGAGCTAGAAGAGGAAGACAACATTTTCCGTTGCGTCCCGTGCGGCTTCTCCACCGAGGATGGGGCGGAGTTTCAACGCCACATCCCCCAGCACCGGGCCGACACCGCCTCCTTCCAGTGCTTGCAGTGCGGCGTCTGCTTTGCGTCGGCTGGCTCTCTCAGCAGGCACCGCTTCATCACGCACCGCGTGCGGGACACCCACGGTGATGCAGACCGCAGCACCCCGCGCCATCACGGCTCTCCCGACGGCTCGCCTGCCTCCTCTCCTCAGGCACAGGGCGAGGACGGAGAGGGGAATCTGAGCTGCAAGGTTTGCGGCCGGCGTTTTGACAAGGGC
- the znf687b gene encoding zinc finger protein 687b isoform X2: MGDMKTPDFDDLLAAFDIPDIDAKEAIQSAPDEAEGPHGASGAPLGKADSVVGVGSSLRPQSPSDPQADTSIVSVIVKNKVRLEAVDGEEGETDQDPIDVIAGVDVGPRLGACAPGMAESEILNHNGFGASGVPTPPSLSQTQSNGAPWSINTPKVSAEAAGASAAKSHKQGGNIFNRLKPLVAQGSGDPVGRARKMQLLQQQHQQQQDTGQERADGVKASLPSSSSLSAGSSPLAAGGAFGLASPFFPPSKPLLPTPSALSSHPLHSSQPFNGAPKSVPGGFQHPQMEEDDSDPDLGSPLLIQESPDSPTCTQLSRRYKSDSVSMQPTSSTASHPKPGDTPSGVSLTSSTPQSGSTESPQLENRHPEHVIEERDSPESPEPEMPKSTTQVTTKRCSSPAVASTPPLSELREPKEEEEEMEVGNGVEKVADGKADKGENGKTSDEKMEVDDGKPKPLSTDGGAAGVAAPAASGAPARPLKVRIKTIKTSTGGITRTVTRVAPKGGAAGKSLDPKGQTGERKVLGNKAQKLEAPPGHMTTTSQKVSALNALPVSTLAASSVMLAAATKVQNKMAASDKAKVSATAVSITKSASLPATPSVAPSPKFSVAAGGISVRTATNKTTNGGSGTIIGGSLQPNKPASIVNSTGAVISRSQSSLVEAFNKILNSKNLLPSYKPDLSAPPPPEWGLPLPATGYRCLECGDAFALERSLARHYDRRSLRIEVTCNHCAKRLAFFNKCSLLLHAREHKERGLVMQCSHLVMRPVTVEQMIGQQDIAPIGVSSPSATPGGPAASANSSPMKDASSPAAAQPRPVRRAPQGPQALMPLPCKKVEGLQYNNFKCPECQTQFSGKAELVTHFQQIRAAPNSTCTQCSPPMMLPNSCAVSAHQRIHKHRAPHVCPECGGIARQASFQTHLEEACLHFARRIGYRCSSCQVVFGGLNSIKSHIQTAHCEVFHKCPSCPMAFKSSPSAQSHISTQHPTLTGGQAKMIYKCVMCDTVFTQKPLLYMHFDTHLAKQKVHVFKCPDCTKLYAQKGSMMEHIKTAHRGPSAKQTESQSDASNPASASANTSGPSGLKSKSSGKPDNSDGEDWGREQEEEEDEEEDDDDDADEDYEAPGANSTAPGGSSHPPAQTEWTCPQCQTTFTDNEDYLSHVKMEHGKFPCRICGGTFSTSSSLRRHERVIHEGNKRVFHCQYCTEGKRTFGSRFLLDKHIRLHHRTTDGQDRPMTRKRAATGGEGPGSSSEQDGEGGPPGGRAGDEEENATEDGEEGAAGPAGPAKRTRASIASTSAPNELEEEDNIFRCVPCGFSTEDGAEFQRHIPQHRADTASFQCLQCGVCFASAGSLSRHRFITHRVRDTHGDADRSTPRHHGSPDGSPASSPQAQGEDGEGNLSCKVCGRRFDKGSDLNTHFRTHGMAFLTAHKTDKPQ; the protein is encoded by the exons ATGGGGGACATGAAGACCCCAGATTTTGACGACCTGTTGGCAGCATTTGACATTCCTGACATAGATGCCAAAGAGGCCATCCAGTCTGCCCCAGATGAGGCAGAGGGACCTCATGGAGCTTCAGGGGCACCTTTGGGCAAGGCGGATAGCGTGGTGGGCGTTGGGTCATCCTTGAGACCACAGAGCCCCTCAGATCCCCAGGCTGACACCTCAATTGTTAGTGTAATTGTGAAGAATAAAGTGCGCCTTGAGGCCGTAGatggagaggagggggagacAGACCAAGACCCTATCGATGTGATCGCAGGGGTAGATGTGGGTCCTAGACTAGGTGCGTGTGCCCCTGGAATGGCTGAATCTGAGATACTCAACCACAATGGTTTTGGGGCATCTGGTGTCCCCACGCCCCCTTCCCTCAGCCAGACCCAGTCTAACGGAGCACCATGGTCAATAAACACTCCTAAAGTGTCTGCAGAAGCAGCAGGTGCTAGTGCAGCCAAGTCTCACAAGCAGGGCGGGAACATTTTCAACAGACTTAAACCGCTTGTTGCACAGGGGTCTGGAGATCCAGTGGGCCGGGCCAGGAAGATGCAGCTACTTCAGCAACAACACCAGCAGCAACAGGATACAGGCCAAGAGAGGGCAGATGGTGTCAAAGCATCATTACCTTCATCTTCCTCTCTATCAGCTGGGTCGTCTCCTCTGGCTGCAGGTGGGGCTTTCGGACTAGCCTCACCTTTCTTTCCCCCTTCCAAGCCTCTGCTTCCTACTCCCTCTGCCCTATCATCACACCCGCTGCACTCATCTCAGCCTTTTAACGGAGCTCCCAAAAGTGTCCCAGGTGGATTTCAACACCCGCAAATGGAGGAGGATGATTCTGACCCTGATTTGGGGAGTCCATTATTAATCCAAGAGAGCCCAGACTCCCCGACTTGCACTCAGCTGAGTCGACGTTACAAGTCTGACTCTGTCTCAATGCAGCCCACATCTTCTACTGCATCTCACCCTAAACCTGGTGACACTCCATCAGGGGTATCTCTGACTTCATCAACACCTCAGTCTGGCTCAACAGAGAGTCCCCAGCTGGAGAACAGGCATCCAGAACACGTCATAGAAGAGAGAGACTCACCAGAGAGTCCTGAACCAGAGATGCCTAAATCTACCACTCAAGTCACAACTAAGAGGTGCTCCAGCCCTGCAGTGGCCTCCACTCCACCTCTTTCTGAACTGCGGGAGcccaaagaggaggaggaagagatggaAGTGGGGAATGGGGTAGAAAAAGTTGCTGATGGCAAAGCTGACAAGGGAGAAAATGGGAAAACAAGTGATGAGAAAATGGAGGTGGATGACGGCAAGCCTAAACCTCTGTCCACAGACGGAGGAGCAGCTGGCGTTGCTGCACCTGCTGCTTCTGGAGCTCCAGCACGACCCCTCAAAGTCAGAATAAAAACGATTAAAACCTCCACGGGTGGAATCACAAGAACTGTCACAAGGGTAGCGCCTAAAGGcggtgctgcaggaaaaagTTTGGACCCTAAAGGTCAAACTGGGGAACGTAAGGTGTTAGGAAACAAGGCCCAAAAACTTGAAGCTCCCCCTGGTCACATGACAACAACTTCCCAGAAAGTAAGTGCTCTCAATGCTCTGCCTGTGTCTACACTCGCAGCCAGCAGTGTCATGCTAGCTGCTGCCACGAAGGtccaaaacaaaatggctgCATCTGACAAGGCCAAGGTTTCTGCCACGGCTGTCAGCATCACAAAATCTGCTTCCCTGCCTGCAACTCCCTCTGTGGCCCCTTCCCCCAAGTTCTCAGTGGCTGCTGGTGGGATCAGTGTACGTACAGCCACTAATAAGACAACCAACGGAGGGAGTGGCACAATCATAGGGGGCTCCCTCCAGCCAAACAAACCTGCCTCCATCGTCAACAGTACAGGTGCCGTCATCTCCCGCAGTCAGTCGAGTCTGGTGGAGGCTTTTAACAAAATCCTGAACAGTAAGAACCTTTTGCCGAGCTACAAGCCCGACCTCTCAGCACCTCCACCACCCGAGTGGGGTCTCCCACTCCCAGCCACAGGGTACCGCTGCCTGGAGTGCGGAGATGCTTTTGCCCTGGAGCGCAGCCTGGCTCGACACTACGACCGACGATCACTCCGCATCGAGGTAACCTGCAACCACTGTGCTAAGAGGCTAGCCTTCTTCAATAAGTGCAGCCTGCTGCTGCATGCCAGGGAGCATAAGGAGCGTGGGCTGGTCATGCAGTGTTCGCACCTGGTCATGAGGCCTGTCACTGTAGAGCAGATGATTGGACAGCAGGACATTGCACCCATTGGTG tCTCCTCTCCTTCCGCCACACCAGGGGGCCCTGCCGCCTCAGCCAACTCCAGCCCAATGAAGGATGCTTCAtctccagcagcagctcagCCTCGACCAGTCCGCCGCGCACCTCAAGGCCCCCAAGCACTGATGCCTCTGCCTTGCAAGAAGGTCGAGGGGCTGCAGTACAACAACTTCAAATGTCCAGAGTGCCAAACACAATTCTCTGGCAAGGCTGAGCTGGTCACCCACTTCCAGCAGATCAGAGCTGCTCCTAACTCA aCATGTACGCAATGCTCGCCTCCCATGATGCTGCCTAACTCGTGTGCCGTGTCCGCCCACCAGAGGATTCACAAACACAGAGCGCCTCATGTATGTCCTGAGTGTGGTGGGATCGCCCGACAGGCCAGCTTCCAGACACATCTGGAGGAGGCCTGTCTGCACTTTGCCCGGCGCATTGGATACAG GTGCTCGAGCTGCCAGGTTGTGTTCGGAGGGTTGAACTCCATCAAGTCCCACATTCAGACCGCTCACTGCGAGGTCTTCCACAAGTGCCCCAGCTGCCCCATGGCCTTCAAGTCTTCCCCCAGCGCCCAAAGTCACATCAGCACCCAGCACCCAACGCTCACTGGAGGACAGGCCAA AATGATCTACaagtgtgtgatgtgtgataCGGTTTTTACCCAAAAGCCCTTGCTGTACATGCACTTTGACACTCATTTAGCCAAGCAAAAAGTGCATGTGTTCAAGTGTCCTGACTGCACCAAGCTCTACGCCCAGAAAGGATCAATGATGGAACATATTAAG ACGGCTCACAGAGGACCATCAGCCAAACAGACCGAGTCTCAGTCCGATGCCTCTAACCCTGCCTCGGCCTCAGCCAACACATCCGGCCCCTCTGGCCTCAAATCCAAATCCTCTGGAAAACCTGACAACTCTGACGGTGAGGACTGGGGGCgggaacaggaggaggaagaagacgaGGAGGAAGACGATGACGATGATGCGGACGAGGACTACGAGGCTCCAGGGGCCAACTCGACCGCCCCGGGGGGCAGCAGTCACCCCCCCGCCCAGACTGAGTGGACCTGCCCCCAGTGTCAGACCACCTTCACTGACAACGAAGACTATCTGAGTCACGTGAAGATGGAGCATGGCAAG ttcccTTGTCGTATTTGTGGAGGGACGTTCAGCACGTCTTCCAGCCTGAGACGCCACGAGCGTGTCATTCATGAGGGCAACAAGAGAGTCTTCCATTGCCA ATATTGCACGGAAGGCAAACGCACCTTTGGTAGCCGGTTCTTATTGGACAAACATATTCGGCTCCATCACAGAACCACAGATGGACAG GACAGACCTATGACCAGGAAGCGTGCAGCCACAGGGGGAGAAGGACCAGGTAGCTCTTCGGAACAGGATGGTGAGGGCGGACCTCCTGGCGGCCGAGCAGGAGATGAGGAAGAAAACGCCACCGAGGACGGTGAGGAGGGTGCTGCAGGTCCTGCAGGTCCTGCAAAGAGAACCAGGGCGTCTATTGCGTCAACGTCGGCACCCAACGAGCTAGAAGAGGAAGACAACATTTTCCGTTGCGTCCCGTGCGGCTTCTCCACCGAGGATGGGGCGGAGTTTCAACGCCACATCCCCCAGCACCGGGCCGACACCGCCTCCTTCCAGTGCTTGCAGTGCGGCGTCTGCTTTGCGTCGGCTGGCTCTCTCAGCAGGCACCGCTTCATCACGCACCGCGTGCGGGACACCCACGGTGATGCAGACCGCAGCACCCCGCGCCATCACGGCTCTCCCGACGGCTCGCCTGCCTCCTCTCCTCAGGCACAGGGCGAGGACGGAGAGGGGAATCTGAGCTGCAAGGTTTGCGGCCGGCGTTTTGACAAGGGC